TGACGAGGTCGGATGAAGGCCGTATGAGGTGCGACCGTCGAGTCGGGCGTTGGTTCCCTTTTTGGCGTCGGACGCGAAGCCTCCTGGCGTCGGCTTCACGGCGGAGCAGGGGCCGGAATCGCTCGATGGAAATGTCCACGGCCGACAGCACGGTGCCTGGACTCTCACGACCGACTTGCTCGCCCCCGAGTCATAGAACACGTCGTATCGTCGCCATTCGGTGAGGAAATCCGAGAGTGTCCACCGGGAGGAGGCGTCGGGATTCCCGTCGCTCTATCCCGGTGAACGCCGGAAGTCCGGCAATCCATCCAAGCCCGCCCCTGCTCCGCTCGTGGCGGCTCGGCCGAGCCGCCGCCGTCCACGTCACGGCTCGTTAACCAACTCCTCTATCAACTGTCCTTCATCGCTGCACGAGGTGACGACGTGCGGTTACGAACGCTGGATGGCTTTCCCTGCGGCCTGGCGTCGATGAGGGGGCACGCTGGCAATCGGTTCACCACTTCGCATCCGTGCGGTCAGCCTGATTACTTGGCTTCTACGTGGCCCTGACCGCGATCCATCCCGGCAGGGCAGTCGAGCCGACCGAGGAGCCGTGCAGACGCATTGCATCCACGCGTTCCGATCCACCGCTGCCGAGCGGCACGTTTCACCAGCAGCTATCAGCCGGTACGGCCTGTGCCACCTCGGCCATCACCAGCTTCCCCACGAACAAGGACCGTACAATGCCCCGACAGCACGGCCCCTGGACCATCCACGAGTCGAACCGGGTCTATCGGAACCCGTTCATCGAGGTCGTCGAGGACCGCGTGACCCGGCCTGACGGCCAGCCCAGCATCTACGGCACCGTCGCGATGAAGCCGGGGGTCGCCGTCCTGCCGGTCGATGAGGACGGCACGGCCTACCTGACGCGGGAGTTCCGCTACGCGATCGGCCGCGACAGCATCGAGGTCGCCGGGGGCGGCATCGAAGACGGCGAATCGCCGCTGGACGCGGCGAGGCGTGAGGCCCGCGAGGAACTTGGCGTCGAGGCATCCGAGTGGGTTGATCTCGGGACCATCGACCCCTTCACGGCGGTCGTCCGCAGCCCGTCCCACCTGTTCGTGGCCCGAGGTCTATCGCTCACGCCGACGGATCGAGACGGGACCGAAGTGATCGAGGTCGTCAAGGTGCCGTTCGACGATGCAGTGCGGAAGGTGATGGACAGCACGATCACGCACGGTCCAAGCTGCGTGCTCATCCTGAAGGCGGCGAGGGTGCTGGGGCGGTAGGGGTGGCACCGTGATCCCGTTCCCCCTGCCCCTCGCAGACGCGGCACGGCTCGATCCAGACTCCCGGCAGGCGGATCGGCTTCGACAGCATCGCGTCGGGCTTCAGCAGGGCCACTTCCCGCAGTTGGGCCAGGTCCATGCTGCCCGTGCAGACCGCCACGCGGGTCCTGAATCCCTCGGCACGCACCCGCTCCAGGATGGCCCGGCCATCGCCATCGGGCAGCTTCAGGTCCAGTATCAGGCAGCACGGCTCGGGTCCGGCGTCGAGCGACGTGAGCCCATCGGCCACCGTGCCCGCCACGCGGACATCCCATCCCGACCGGCCGTAGTAGGCCCGGAGGGAATCGCGGGGCCCCTCGTCGTCCTCGACGATCAGCAGCCGATGCCCGTTCATGTCGTCCACCCCGGAGATGGACCGACGAACCGCATCCTCCGTCCGTCAGCCGCGACCGGCACTCCCATCCATCGCCGTCGATGATAGCGTCCGGGGCAGCGGGAGGCGACTGTCAACCGCCCGCACCCTCGCAGATCGTTCCCCCAGAACGGCCTGGCAGCGGCGATGACCCTACGCCGTCACGACCCCACATGCCCGGCACAGTCGATCCGGGTCGGCTGGCTTCGGGAGCACGGCATCCGGCCGCAGGGCCTCCAATTCACGCAGCAACGCCTCATCCTGCGTCCCCGAGTGGACCACAACGCGGGTCGGTAGCCGTTCGTCGCGGACCTTCCGCAGGATGGTGTCACCCCTGCCGTCGGGCAAGTCCATGTCGAGGATAAGGCAGTCGGGCGGGTCGCTGTGGTCCAGGATGGCCACCCCCTTGGCGATCGTGGCGGCTTCGATCACTTCCCAACCGCGTCGGGCGAAGATTCGCCGCAAGGCGAGACGGGTTCCCTCGCTGTCTTCGACCAGCAGCATCCGATGCCCGTGCCCATCCATCACGGCGTCTCCAGTTCGTCGCTCCGTGGTGCGTCCGCATCGCTAAGCGGTCAAGCACATAAGCAATCTATGTGCCCGCCACGTTCTCGAACCCGGCGGATCGAGCAACACCGGACCCTCGGCGACGGTCGCTGCCCGGCCCGTCGGCCGCAGGATTCTCACTCTCGCGTCAGAACTCTGCCCCGATCTAACTTGCGGCTACTGCTCCAAGTCGATGGTATGTCACGGCATATGAAGAATTCGAATCGGCCGGCACGTGCCCTGCATCTGTCCCCTCCGAATCATCGGGACCCCCGATCGGAGGACAGCAACATGCGGACGATTCTCCTGGCGGGCCTGCTGGCCCTCTGCGGCACCGTGGCAACGGCACGGGCCGACGACTGGAAGGACGAAAGCGGAACGGGTCGGGGGTTCTTCCCCGGCGGTCCACCGCCTTGGGCCGGTCATGGTGAGCCACCTGATTGGGCACGCGGGCGTGGCGTCTGGGACGGCCACTTCAAGCACCACGGCGGCATCCCGCCTGGTCAGGCCAAGAAGCTGTTCCGGCCCGGCCACGGCTACGGTGGATATCCCCCGTACCCACCGACCTACCATGGGCATCAGGGCTGGATCGGCGTGCCGGGGCTGGACGCCGGATACGACCAGTGGCGACGGGACGCCGAGCGGTCCTATCGTCGGGGCGACATCCACATCCAAGGCTGGCAGCAGCGGCCCTACCCCTACCCCTACGTCCAGCCGGGACACGGCGATTATCCGCCGATCCCTTCCCCGTATGGGTGGCCGAGATAATCCGTGCGTCGTCGGCCCACCGGATCGTGCGGACGTGGCCCCGGTGCGGTGAAGGCGGGGTTCCTGGATGCCTTGCATCATGGCATCCTGATGCATCGACGCCCCTTGGCATCGTCCGCTGGCTATTTCCCCTTGCCCCTGGCCGCGAAGCAACCTCCGATTTCGGGGAGGAGAGATTCCCCGCCTCGTGGAACCACGTCTCAGATCGCCGACAGTACATGATTCGAGAGCAGCATCCGCCGCACGAGTGCCCCGCCGTCCTGCGAGACAACCTGGATGCGGGACGCCGGCAGGTCATAGCCGCCCACGCGGGCGAACTCGGCCTGGAACGTCTCGACCTTGCTCAGCCTGCCGGTCCCGGCCTCCCAATAGGTCACCGTGTAGACGCTCGGCAGGTGCTTGCCCTCGGCGTTCTCCGCCCCCAGCACGGTCACGATGGAGAACTTCGTGTCGCCCATCGTCCGGCTGACCTCTCGGAAACGATCCCCCTCGATGCGGTAAGTCGATGAGAAGCGGTCGCCCGTTGCAACAATGAGCCGCCCCAGCGGATGCTCGCCCTCGGCCTCGCCGTACTCGGCCTCGGCACTGAAGGGGCTCGGCCCCGCCCGCAGGTGCATGACCTCCGATCGGAGTTGGTCCGTCGCCCACTGCCGGGCCTCGCCCTCGGCGGCATCGACCTCGACCTCTCCGTCCGGCATGACCCGGACCATACCCTCGGTCCGCTCGCCGTTCATCAAGACGACCAGATCGCCCGAGAAGCCGGGGAAAGGCTCGGGCCAGGTGGCCCGATGTTCGCGGGCACGTCGAAGCCGCTCGGTCGCGGAATCCTCTCGGGCCATGTCCGACTCCTTGCAGTGACTCTGCCGCCTTATCTCCTCGATACGGTAGTTGATCCGCCGGCATCGGTCCACCGACGCGTTTCCTCGTCGGGGACCGGCGAGTCGCCGATCAGACGGTCATCAAGCTCCCCCCGCGAGAATGCGATGCGGCCGATGAGGTTTGGCGTCAGCGGGAAGCCTCCTTCGTCTGCTTCCCAGGCGGAGCAGGGGACGGTCGAGTTCGGGAACCGCTCGATGGCGAGGTCTGCGGCGGAACATCCGGCGTCCCACCGATTCGCCCCGCGTCGTGGCCGACCGGAGGCGGAGAATTGCCCGATCGACGAGTTGTTGGGGTTCAGGTCGCCGGCCCTATCGAGGACGCCCGGAGTCCGGCCTCTGGCTGATATTGTCCCCTGCTCCGCTCGCGGGCGACTCGGCTGAGCCGCCGCGACCAGTGTCGCGTCCGCCGATCGGGGACCGGGCACCCAAGGTGGCCGTGTGGGCAGTCGGCGGTCCCGCCGCTTTCGGCCCTGATCCCTCCGGCTTGCCGTCTCGACCAATCCCCTGACCTCGACGCCCTATTCCGTCGCAGTATCTCCGGTCTTGAGGTCGCGGAGTAGCTTTTCGCGGACCTTCGCATAGATCGCCGCGTCCAGGTCCCATCCCCGGGCGTCAGCGATCACCTTCTTGGTAACATCAACTCTCCGCTCGTGCTGCCACTTCTTGAAGATGAAATCGTCCAGCGTGACGGGAAACAGCACATCGGCATCAATCTTCCTCCTGCCCCGCTTCGCTCTTGCCTTCTCGTCCTCCTGAATGATGGCCCTTTCAATTTCACGATTGACGGCGGGGCTTTTGAGCGACGACTGGCTGGCGATCAGCACCAACTTGTCGTGCACGCGGATGGCCTGGTCGATCTCACCCCAGAGTGAGCGTCCTGTGCGGGCATCGTGATCCCACTTCCAACAGCGGATACCTGCGGCTTGGAGGTCGTTGTGTAGGCGGCTGGCAAACTCCTCGTCGGCGGTGCTGTAGCTGATGAAGCAGGAGTAGAACTGGTTGGGTTCGATGGCACCGATTAGGGTGGGGAGGTTTGCAATCCAAGCGTCGGGTAGACCGCAGCCGCGAAGGAATATGGCAGGAATTATTCCCCGTGAGCGGATGAGGGTGTCCGTCCCTATCATGCTCGGTGCCTGATGAGTGACGAGTTCAAGCCCCTTCGTCTCCGAGAGGTCCAAGGCCACAAGGATCGTGCTCAGACAGACGGAGTTGCTGAGGTCTGCCCCAGTTAGAACGGCTCCCGCAAGATTGGCCCCTGCAAGATCACTCCAATTCAGTTTGGCATTCCAAAGGAAGGCCGATCGTAGGTTTGCTCCATTAAGGCTGGTCCTGCGAAGGTTGGCTCCCCCGAGATCGGCGAAGCTGAGATTGGTCCAACCGAGTCGGGCACCTTCTAATGC
This Tautonia plasticadhaerens DNA region includes the following protein-coding sequences:
- a CDS encoding response regulator, with amino-acid sequence MNGHRLLIVEDDEGPRDSLRAYYGRSGWDVRVAGTVADGLTSLDAGPEPCCLILDLKLPDGDGRAILERVRAEGFRTRVAVCTGSMDLAQLREVALLKPDAMLSKPIRLPGVWIEPCRVCEGQGERDHGATPTAPAPSPPSG
- a CDS encoding NUDIX domain-containing protein — protein: MPRQHGPWTIHESNRVYRNPFIEVVEDRVTRPDGQPSIYGTVAMKPGVAVLPVDEDGTAYLTREFRYAIGRDSIEVAGGGIEDGESPLDAARREAREELGVEASEWVDLGTIDPFTAVVRSPSHLFVARGLSLTPTDRDGTEVIEVVKVPFDDAVRKVMDSTITHGPSCVLILKAARVLGR
- a CDS encoding toll/interleukin-1 receptor domain-containing protein, which codes for MALDLSETKGLELVTHQAPSMIGTDTLIRSRGIIPAIFLRGCGLPDAWIANLPTLIGAIEPNQFYSCFISYSTADEEFASRLHNDLQAAGIRCWKWDHDARTGRSLWGEIDQAIRVHDKLVLIASQSSLKSPAVNREIERAIIQEDEKARAKRGRRKIDADVLFPVTLDDFIFKKWQHERRVDVTKKVIADARGWDLDAAIYAKVREKLLRDLKTGDTATE
- a CDS encoding response regulator, with product MDGHGHRMLLVEDSEGTRLALRRIFARRGWEVIEAATIAKGVAILDHSDPPDCLILDMDLPDGRGDTILRKVRDERLPTRVVVHSGTQDEALLRELEALRPDAVLPKPADPDRLCRACGVVTA
- a CDS encoding DUF3386 family protein, which codes for MAREDSATERLRRAREHRATWPEPFPGFSGDLVVLMNGERTEGMVRVMPDGEVEVDAAEGEARQWATDQLRSEVMHLRAGPSPFSAEAEYGEAEGEHPLGRLIVATGDRFSSTYRIEGDRFREVSRTMGDTKFSIVTVLGAENAEGKHLPSVYTVTYWEAGTGRLSKVETFQAEFARVGGYDLPASRIQVVSQDGGALVRRMLLSNHVLSAI